Part of the Lycium ferocissimum isolate CSIRO_LF1 chromosome 6, AGI_CSIRO_Lferr_CH_V1, whole genome shotgun sequence genome, AAACCCTTTTGATAATACATCTTGAATACTAATATTTTCACCTTGTGGAAACCTAATTACCCAAATGAAGTTCATTTTACTAAGCTCTAGCCCTTGAGCTACTTCATGGATTTCCTCCTTGGATAAAAAATACTCACTCCCAAATGAAACAAACACAGTtgaacttttttctttcttgtcaAGCCATTGCATAATGACCTCCTCATTGTCATCTTGGTTGATGGAATCTTGAACTAGCGAACCAACCGGTACTATTTTTTTGGAAACTAATTTTGAGAGATAATCCATATATTTCCCTTCAAAATCTCTACAGGTTTTCACTAGAATAATATCGCGAGATTGTCCAAGAGCTTCATCGAATGGGGACTTTTCATCTTGTGATTCTTCCATTGTCTTCTTCATCTGAAGCATCTCGTATTCACGCAGGTAAATTTCAGGAAATGGGAAGTTTTCTCCCCGCTTATCAAACATGTGGAGGGCTAATGCAACTACAGCCGCACTAAAAGTGAGGAATTGCACAGCAGGAATGTTCATAGAGGAGGCAGACTCAGCAGCCCATGGTTGATTGAAGTCATAAATGACCAAATCGGGCTTTAGAGTTTGtaataatttggaaaaatttggagcCGCCATTTCAAAAGCTGTTTTGAGAGTGTTCATGAGATGGGGTGGGAGGCCATTCGTGGTGTGGTAATGAGGAGGAAGATTTGGCAGAGATGGAAGATGAAGCTCAACTAATTCTATTGATTGAGAATATTTATTTGTTACACTTTTCTTGATGGACATTAGGTTTATGGGAGTGGAACACATGTAAATGTGGAAATTTCTATTTGTGAGTTT contains:
- the LOC132059169 gene encoding UDP-glucosyltransferase 29-like; translated protein: MEAKKNTISVLMLPWLAHGHISPFLELAKKLTNRNFHIYMCSTPINLMSIKKSVTNKYSQSIELVELHLPSLPNLPPHYHTTNGLPPHLMNTLKTAFEMAAPNFSKLLQTLKPDLVIYDFNQPWAAESASSMNIPAVQFLTFSAAVVALALHMFDKRGENFPFPEIYLREYEMLQMKKTMEESQDEKSPFDEALGQSRDIILVKTCRDFEGKYMDYLSKLVSKKIVPVGSLVQDSINQDDNEEVIMQWLDKKEKSSTVFVSFGSEYFLSKEEIHEVAQGLELSKMNFIWVIRFPQGENISIQDVLSKGFLERVGERGMVLEKWAPQAAILQHTSIGGFVSHCGWSSFMESMKFGVPIIAMPMHIDQPMNARVVEYIGMGVEALRDENGKLQSEEIAKVIRKVVIEESGEGVRKKAREFSKKMNMKGDEEIDGVVEELVALYSNK